One Deltaproteobacteria bacterium genomic region harbors:
- a CDS encoding pilus assembly protein TadA, with amino-acid sequence MSQGWVYMVAGAKGGVGKSVFAHNFALALLRETRGRILLLDLDLEYCGDGSLALGIDQPTRSLADMVGLLDSLLPNMARGLAHSHESGLHFLPAYRRPEEAAALTPQVLGRCFEILGQAYDAVVADLSTGFSPANIHCLGCASRIFLVLTPDPLATAHTGRGMEILQHYAFPQQMISLILNKHDPRGEFTPDMIQARLGRPLRAVLPNDSEALARSLASRQPMLLSQPRHPFSRAMDDLAADVWSSDMAIPCPQRVQIKNAPVAPQADVSGPSAPPPDQKHRPEAPEIKAPRSSPKPLERNPLDAVKIRIHDRLLESMDLKSLEYETFQDPSKSEQIRIDTKKVVDRLLDEEGSAILDRNLRSRISQEILSEALGLGPLEVLLEDETVSEIMCNGPSQIYVERKGKLTLSEARFMTDKQLRGAIERIVAPLGRRIDELSPMVDARLKDGSRVNAVIPPLAVDGPLLTIRKFPSKSLIVDDLVAYGSFNQAIAELFKFCVQARLNILISGGTGSGKTTLLNVMSSFIPHDERIVTIEDSAELQLKQDHVCRMESRPPSLEGTGEITIRDLVRNSLRMRPDRIVVGECRGAEALDMLQAMNTGHDGSMTTIHANNPRDALNRLETLVLFAGFELPVKAIREQVASAINIIVQQSRFPDGSRKITHITELTGMEGDVITLQDIFEYRQTGVNEQGRVEGHFVASGFIPRFMTTLEAKGFTFPREIFLESYS; translated from the coding sequence ATGTCGCAGGGTTGGGTGTACATGGTGGCCGGGGCCAAGGGCGGAGTGGGCAAGTCCGTGTTTGCCCACAATTTCGCCCTGGCCCTTCTCCGGGAAACCAGGGGCCGGATTCTCCTTTTGGACCTGGACCTTGAATACTGCGGCGACGGATCCCTAGCCCTGGGCATCGACCAGCCGACCCGATCCTTGGCCGACATGGTCGGCCTTCTCGACTCCCTACTGCCGAACATGGCCCGCGGCTTGGCCCACAGTCATGAATCCGGGCTACACTTCCTGCCCGCATACCGGCGTCCTGAAGAAGCGGCGGCCTTGACACCGCAGGTCTTGGGCCGATGTTTTGAAATTCTCGGCCAAGCCTATGACGCGGTCGTCGCCGACCTGAGCACCGGCTTTTCCCCCGCCAACATCCATTGCCTGGGCTGTGCTTCGCGAATCTTCCTGGTGCTCACACCCGATCCGCTGGCCACGGCCCACACCGGTCGCGGAATGGAGATCCTCCAGCATTACGCCTTTCCCCAGCAGATGATCTCCCTGATTCTAAACAAGCATGATCCACGTGGTGAGTTCACTCCGGACATGATCCAGGCCAGGCTCGGCCGTCCGTTAAGGGCCGTGCTGCCCAACGATTCGGAAGCCCTTGCCCGCAGCCTAGCCTCGCGCCAACCCATGCTCCTGTCCCAGCCCCGTCACCCTTTCAGCAGGGCCATGGACGATCTGGCCGCCGATGTCTGGTCATCGGACATGGCCATTCCCTGCCCGCAACGGGTACAAATCAAAAATGCCCCTGTCGCCCCCCAGGCCGATGTTTCTGGCCCGTCCGCCCCGCCGCCAGACCAGAAACATCGTCCGGAGGCACCTGAAATCAAGGCCCCCCGGTCCAGCCCGAAACCCCTCGAACGGAACCCTCTGGATGCCGTCAAGATCCGGATCCATGACCGGCTACTGGAGTCCATGGACCTCAAAAGCCTGGAATACGAGACCTTCCAGGATCCGAGCAAATCCGAGCAGATCCGCATCGATACGAAAAAGGTTGTCGACCGCCTTCTGGACGAAGAAGGAAGCGCCATCCTCGACCGAAACCTGCGAAGCCGTATCAGCCAGGAAATTCTCAGCGAGGCCCTGGGGTTGGGGCCGTTGGAAGTTCTGCTTGAGGACGAGACCGTTTCCGAGATCATGTGCAACGGACCCAGCCAGATCTATGTGGAACGCAAAGGCAAGCTGACCCTGTCCGAAGCCCGATTCATGACCGACAAACAACTTCGGGGCGCCATTGAACGTATCGTCGCGCCCTTGGGACGTCGCATCGACGAGCTCTCGCCCATGGTCGATGCCCGCCTCAAGGACGGCTCCCGGGTCAATGCGGTCATCCCCCCCTTGGCCGTGGACGGTCCTCTTTTGACCATCCGCAAATTTCCAAGCAAATCCTTGATCGTCGACGATCTCGTCGCCTATGGATCATTCAACCAGGCCATCGCCGAACTCTTCAAATTCTGCGTCCAGGCCCGGCTGAACATTCTCATCTCCGGCGGTACGGGCAGTGGCAAGACGACCCTGCTGAACGTCATGTCCTCCTTCATTCCCCATGATGAGCGGATCGTAACCATCGAGGACTCGGCCGAACTCCAACTCAAGCAGGACCATGTCTGCCGGATGGAATCCCGTCCTCCCAGCCTGGAAGGCACTGGTGAAATCACCATCCGCGACCTGGTCCGCAACTCCCTGCGCATGCGGCCTGACCGCATCGTCGTCGGTGAATGTCGCGGAGCCGAAGCCTTGGACATGCTCCAGGCCATGAATACTGGTCACGACGGATCCATGACCACCATCCATGCCAACAACCCCCGGGACGCTTTGAACCGTCTCGAAACCCTGGTTCTGTTCGCCGGTTTCGAACTGCCGGTCAAGGCCATCCGCGAACAAGTGGCTTCGGCCATCAACATCATCGTTCAACAGAGCCGCTTCCCGGATGGTTCCCGGAAAATTACCCACATCACGGAATTGACGGGCATGGAGGGTGACGTCATCACTCTCCAGGACATTTTCGAATATCGACAGACCGGTGTGAACGAACAGGGCCGGGTCGAAGGTCATTTCGTGGCCAGCGGCTTCATCCCCAGATTCATGACCACCCTGGAGGCCAAAGGCTTTACCTTCCCAAGGGAAATTTTTCTGGAATCCTACAGCTAA
- a CDS encoding type II secretion protein F — protein MTAVLFAILAALTMGTGLFMLARHSGWNWFSRRYHADVEYVRTTLERMFKEAPLPRCRMMVAAVPALGAGLGVLLTWAASWPVQIVFALLLASFFWWGLHRFMDLLYAKYLHRFEEQLVDALIMASNALRVGLSLPQALEIIAKELPPPVSQEFALALKEHRMGKTLDDALSTMADRIPSLDLTMVVNAVLILRETGGNLAETFDTIVYTFVEREKVKDKIRTLTAQGRVQGIILMAMPFVLGYALNWANPDYMRPLYSTPFGWILITFMILMLTVGGLMINKIVNIDV, from the coding sequence GTGACAGCCGTCTTGTTCGCCATTCTTGCAGCCCTGACCATGGGCACGGGCCTGTTCATGCTTGCCCGCCACTCAGGCTGGAACTGGTTTTCACGCCGGTATCACGCCGACGTGGAATATGTCAGGACCACTCTGGAGCGGATGTTCAAGGAGGCACCACTTCCCCGATGCCGAATGATGGTCGCCGCCGTCCCGGCCTTGGGCGCTGGTTTGGGCGTTCTGCTGACCTGGGCTGCATCCTGGCCGGTTCAAATCGTGTTCGCCCTGCTCCTGGCCTCGTTTTTCTGGTGGGGATTGCACCGCTTCATGGATCTTCTTTACGCCAAATACCTGCACCGTTTCGAGGAACAGCTCGTCGATGCCCTGATCATGGCCTCCAACGCCCTGCGCGTCGGCCTTTCACTCCCTCAGGCCCTGGAAATCATCGCCAAGGAACTCCCTCCGCCGGTCAGCCAAGAATTCGCTCTGGCTCTCAAGGAGCACCGAATGGGCAAAACCCTTGACGATGCCCTGAGCACCATGGCCGACCGAATTCCCAGCCTGGATCTGACCATGGTCGTCAACGCGGTCCTCATCCTGAGGGAGACCGGAGGAAACCTGGCCGAAACCTTTGACACCATCGTCTACACCTTTGTCGAGCGGGAAAAGGTCAAGGACAAGATCCGAACCCTGACCGCCCAGGGCCGGGTCCAGGGTATCATCCTCATGGCCATGCCCTTTGTCCTCGGCTATGCCTTGAACTGGGCCAACCCCGACTATATGCGGCCCCTCTATTCCACCCCTTTTGGCTGGATCCTGATTACCTTCATGATTCTCATGCTGACTGTCGGCGGACTGATGATCAATAAAATTGTGAACATCGACGTTTAG
- a CDS encoding septal ring lytic transglycosylase RlpA family lipoprotein, whose product MKTLALRLLVCSVLLSLLACAKTPPAPPEDPYRWIAAEGAWYGEMFHGRKTASGEVFDMRLSTGAHSELALGTVVEVKNPQNNTIVRVTINDRANEDRGVDLLLSKAAAEKLGLVRERRFQVEYRLAR is encoded by the coding sequence ATGAAAACTCTTGCATTGAGATTGCTCGTCTGTTCGGTTCTTCTGTCCCTGTTGGCCTGCGCCAAGACTCCACCTGCCCCTCCGGAGGATCCATATCGATGGATCGCCGCCGAAGGAGCTTGGTATGGCGAAATGTTTCACGGCCGGAAGACCGCCAGCGGCGAGGTCTTTGACATGCGCCTCTCCACCGGGGCCCATTCCGAACTCGCCCTTGGAACCGTGGTCGAAGTCAAGAATCCCCAAAACAACACAATTGTCAGGGTCACCATCAACGACCGCGCCAACGAGGACCGCGGTGTCGATCTGCTCCTGAGCAAGGCCGCCGCCGAAAAACTCGGCCTAGTCCGGGAAAGACGGTTCCAGGTCGAATACCGCCTGGCTCGCTGA
- a CDS encoding type II secretion system F family protein, translating into MSSLILLGILVLICVAGYIFTAQFFAREGDVDRLEVLGVKDGRKETKSLLLRLSRPFLPHLMHVTQNLAMPEWRRKRQRQLLAAGMSDEITIEELLAYKAFMALVALILLAVFKPDTSWWVFVIVPLIGFFFPDQWLADRVKRRGKAISRALPDVVDMLALSVEAGLDFVAAMNKVVKKSRPGPLIDELAQSLAEMRVGSSRADALRNMAFRCNLRELNSFVSLLVQADKLGVSIGKVLRNQSERMRMERFQKAERLGAEASQKILFPLVLCIMPAVFIVFFGPLVIRFLTGGLF; encoded by the coding sequence ATGAGTTCCTTGATTTTACTAGGTATACTGGTGTTGATCTGCGTGGCCGGGTACATTTTTACGGCCCAGTTTTTTGCCCGGGAAGGGGACGTGGACCGTTTGGAGGTCCTGGGAGTAAAGGATGGACGCAAGGAAACCAAATCTCTGCTCCTGCGCCTGAGTAGACCGTTCCTTCCGCACCTGATGCACGTCACCCAGAACCTGGCCATGCCCGAGTGGCGCCGTAAACGTCAACGACAACTACTTGCAGCAGGCATGTCCGATGAAATCACCATCGAGGAACTTTTGGCCTACAAGGCCTTCATGGCCCTGGTCGCCCTAATTTTGTTGGCTGTTTTCAAGCCCGATACATCCTGGTGGGTTTTCGTGATCGTGCCGCTCATCGGGTTTTTCTTCCCCGACCAATGGCTGGCCGACCGGGTCAAGCGACGAGGCAAGGCCATATCCAGGGCACTTCCGGACGTCGTGGACATGCTGGCTCTGTCCGTTGAGGCCGGGCTGGATTTCGTGGCCGCCATGAACAAGGTCGTGAAGAAGTCCCGGCCGGGGCCTCTGATCGACGAACTGGCCCAATCCCTTGCAGAAATGCGTGTCGGTTCGAGCCGGGCCGATGCCCTGCGAAACATGGCCTTCCGCTGCAATCTCCGGGAGCTGAACTCGTTTGTTTCCCTTCTTGTCCAGGCCGACAAACTCGGCGTTTCCATTGGCAAGGTGCTGAGAAACCAGAGCGAACGCATGCGCATGGAGCGATTCCAGAAGGCGGAACGTCTCGGGGCCGAGGCCTCCCAAAAAATCCTCTTTCCCCTGGTTCTCTGCATCATGCCCGCGGTCTTCATCGTCTTCTTCGGCCCCTTGGTCATCCGGTTCCTGACCGGGGGATTGTTTTGA
- a CDS encoding DUF192 domain-containing protein, producing MTPTEIQRGASFACYLTDSGKALALNIQRADTLFARMRGLLGAPKQANGQGLWIVPCKQVHTAFMPYDLDVVFLDREHIVVGFVSRLRPWRLSPFFLGAHSALELPGGSVERMNPGQRLTFARNKD from the coding sequence ATGACTCCGACGGAAATACAAAGGGGTGCCTCGTTTGCCTGCTACCTGACCGACTCGGGAAAAGCACTCGCCTTGAATATCCAAAGGGCGGACACTTTGTTCGCTCGGATGCGTGGCCTGCTCGGAGCTCCAAAACAAGCCAATGGCCAAGGCCTCTGGATCGTGCCCTGCAAGCAAGTGCACACGGCCTTCATGCCTTATGATCTGGACGTGGTCTTTCTCGACCGTGAACACATAGTCGTGGGTTTCGTTTCCCGACTGCGACCTTGGCGCTTGAGTCCGTTCTTTCTTGGCGCCCACAGCGCCCTAGAACTGCCGGGGGGCTCTGTCGAACGCATGAACCCCGGACAGCGACTGACTTTTGCCCGGAACAAGGATTGA
- a CDS encoding FHA domain-containing protein: MVSSFSLEILTGPRKGKIVSLTSKAQILGRGEAADIVVDDHEVSRRHCQISASEDGGKLSDLGSANGVFVNNRMIETASLQDGDLIRIGTTELRFISIEAPNSGPETTPKGMPETVLTRIAGLKWSTLVLLVMLAAGLLWHLLASWPLIVAQRQVVANEALRRAQALVSALAAQNQEALRLGDEMLLVTEDVTRHDGVVQAMIYDNQGRILAPLANFHERHTDSDTLRALGAEAPIMFERSRGVYDLAEPIRIYNAQTGQFEKFGTARILFSIQTVLDLEAGPKRWAWISFIVLLMTAFLLAKLIGLLTSRSVTTLRDDLEAVLKGDRADLGREYGLTALDRLAASIERCLVKLSASPVPAAWNFPAGGGETPQDKGLLPPELLAETVNEAVLVADAHNEILLVNAAFENLMGLKRQGLIGRHFFEAFTDQKILNKVLKLVQEATSSQENRAVGRVDDGTRFFSIQIAVQAGHSGTEGDYQYLVIVLELQTHGADHVGD; encoded by the coding sequence ATGGTGAGCTCATTCTCCCTGGAAATTCTCACAGGCCCACGCAAGGGGAAAATTGTCTCCCTGACCTCCAAAGCCCAGATTCTGGGACGAGGAGAGGCCGCCGACATCGTCGTTGACGACCATGAAGTCTCTCGACGCCATTGCCAGATATCCGCCTCCGAGGACGGGGGGAAACTCTCGGATCTGGGAAGCGCCAATGGTGTTTTCGTCAACAACCGGATGATCGAAACGGCCAGCCTGCAGGACGGAGACCTCATCAGAATTGGAACAACGGAACTTCGGTTCATCTCCATCGAGGCTCCCAATTCCGGCCCTGAGACCACTCCGAAAGGAATGCCGGAAACCGTTCTGACTCGTATCGCCGGGCTCAAATGGTCTACCCTGGTACTGCTCGTCATGCTGGCCGCCGGTCTTCTCTGGCACCTTTTGGCCTCCTGGCCGTTGATCGTCGCCCAGCGCCAGGTCGTGGCCAACGAGGCCCTGCGGCGGGCCCAGGCGCTGGTCTCGGCCTTGGCGGCCCAAAACCAGGAAGCCCTCCGTCTCGGCGACGAAATGCTTCTGGTGACCGAGGACGTGACCAGACACGACGGCGTGGTCCAAGCCATGATATACGACAACCAGGGCCGAATCCTTGCTCCCCTGGCCAACTTTCACGAGAGACACACCGACTCCGACACGCTTCGAGCCCTTGGGGCTGAAGCTCCGATCATGTTCGAGCGGTCGCGAGGTGTTTACGACCTGGCCGAACCCATTCGCATCTACAACGCCCAGACAGGGCAATTTGAAAAATTCGGCACGGCCCGGATTCTCTTCTCCATCCAGACCGTCCTTGATCTCGAGGCAGGACCCAAAAGATGGGCCTGGATCAGTTTCATCGTCCTTCTGATGACCGCCTTCCTTCTGGCCAAGCTGATCGGGCTGCTCACATCCCGCTCGGTTACAACCCTGCGCGACGATCTCGAGGCCGTACTCAAGGGGGATAGGGCCGATCTCGGCCGAGAATATGGACTGACCGCCCTGGACAGATTGGCGGCCAGCATAGAACGCTGTCTCGTCAAACTTTCGGCATCCCCCGTCCCCGCTGCCTGGAATTTCCCAGCCGGAGGAGGCGAAACTCCACAAGACAAAGGACTCCTGCCTCCTGAACTTCTGGCCGAAACGGTAAACGAAGCCGTGCTCGTGGCCGATGCCCACAATGAAATCCTGCTGGTCAACGCGGCCTTTGAAAATCTCATGGGTCTCAAGCGCCAGGGACTCATCGGTCGACACTTCTTCGAGGCCTTTACCGACCAAAAAATCCTAAACAAAGTCCTCAAACTCGTGCAGGAAGCCACGTCGTCTCAGGAAAACCGGGCCGTTGGACGCGTCGATGACGGGACCAGATTCTTCTCGATTCAGATCGCCGTCCAGGCCGGGCACTCCGGAACAGAGGGTGACTATCAATATCTCGTCATCGTCCTGGAACTTCAAACGCATGGAGCCGACCATGTCGGGGACTGA
- a CDS encoding FHA domain-containing protein: MTGPDSSRFRSPSRPGTPEQRVTINISSSSWNFKRMEPTMSGTEHSPCSPKLSVTQADGRKMEHVLSADSVLVGRAQECDLTLDDPGVSRRHARIRKTPNGWQAEDLESANGLMVNGRKIKSILLAPGDVLSLGTSSLVFLLPEAPGSDPDKTVFRKVEPPPIPESPKSSHGQKPTRIRNPRRMVLLGAVLVLFTVIVASFLGSNPAVDPNQSAPASSNLAEPAVPEPAPLSPAMVRQEPKPESSQNPTLEESTSNALAEAAILAQAAQVSYDTGKLPDAVMEWRKAVALDPQNPIYRVKLETAEAQLTAKAEEAYSRGAKNYQFLKYDEAVRDWNQVLHLIPDPEHPLHQNAKKNLEQAQAQMQR, encoded by the coding sequence ATGACGGGACCAGATTCTTCTCGATTCAGATCGCCGTCCAGGCCGGGCACTCCGGAACAGAGGGTGACTATCAATATCTCGTCATCGTCCTGGAACTTCAAACGCATGGAGCCGACCATGTCGGGGACTGAACACTCCCCCTGCTCTCCGAAACTCTCCGTCACTCAGGCTGACGGCCGAAAGATGGAACATGTTTTGTCCGCGGACTCCGTTCTTGTCGGCCGGGCCCAGGAATGCGATTTGACCCTCGACGATCCAGGGGTCTCCCGGCGCCACGCCCGCATCCGAAAGACACCGAACGGCTGGCAGGCCGAGGACCTCGAATCAGCCAACGGGCTCATGGTCAACGGCCGAAAAATCAAATCCATCCTACTAGCGCCCGGCGATGTCCTGTCCCTGGGGACTTCCAGCCTCGTCTTCCTCCTGCCCGAGGCCCCCGGATCCGACCCCGACAAGACCGTTTTCCGCAAGGTCGAGCCCCCTCCCATCCCCGAATCTCCAAAATCCTCGCACGGCCAAAAGCCCACCCGTATCCGCAATCCGAGGCGCATGGTTCTTCTCGGCGCCGTTTTGGTCCTCTTTACCGTCATCGTTGCATCGTTTTTGGGTTCGAACCCGGCCGTGGATCCGAATCAATCCGCGCCAGCGTCCTCGAACTTGGCCGAACCAGCCGTCCCGGAACCGGCCCCACTTTCGCCTGCAATGGTCAGGCAGGAGCCCAAACCCGAGTCGAGCCAAAATCCGACCCTGGAGGAGTCCACTTCCAACGCTCTTGCGGAGGCAGCCATCCTTGCCCAGGCCGCTCAGGTATCCTACGACACGGGCAAGCTACCCGACGCCGTCATGGAATGGCGAAAGGCCGTGGCCCTGGACCCTCAGAATCCCATCTACAGGGTCAAGCTCGAAACCGCCGAGGCCCAGCTGACCGCCAAGGCCGAGGAAGCCTACAGCCGAGGGGCCAAGAACTATCAATTTCTGAAATATGACGAGGCCGTCAGGGATTGGAATCAGGTTCTCCACCTGATACCCGATCCCGAACATCCCCTGCACCAGAATGCCAAAAAGAACCTGGAACAGGCTCAGGCCCAGATGCAGAGATAG
- a CDS encoding FHA domain-containing protein: MLLLTVFKDGRRIMERKLPPGEYVLGRQSDCDIILEDRQVSRRHARMTAFEDRATIEDLGSVNRLIQEGKESGSATLDPGHPVIIRPFTLTVEAQIKTERVEADKTIILGSRETAGIDPPTVILKPNAPSNDPQPLIGSPFSKLGPLGEKRTLLYTLAGLAAVAVGMMLVFGAGDGSDGSPSKTVDMTRPTQEKELSQVERMAAINLVKGKQALESGRLEEAADLLHRAAVAAPGNEEIANLLAQVQDLLETKRNERERLQREQAVMAEETGRLMSLAAAAINDQNFDQAEALALEVLELDPSHQQAQDLARFAAESRQEAAETLQTMERSLSEALSRGRELKADGKPVEAVSVWEEARLLDPGLRSELTEKIQELIDGTRAEQRKLALPRVDKAKNLLKSDPRQAFKELREVLTTDPWNTEAGELMEKVLARLNSEAKKLFDQGLVLESLGERRKACAKWAEALKSAPEDGELHRQIEAKGSMCD; this comes from the coding sequence GTGCTTTTACTCACTGTTTTCAAGGACGGTCGACGGATCATGGAACGAAAACTCCCTCCGGGGGAGTACGTGCTCGGTCGCCAGAGTGACTGCGACATCATTCTCGAAGACCGGCAAGTGTCGCGTCGCCACGCCCGAATGACCGCCTTTGAAGACAGGGCGACCATCGAAGACCTGGGATCGGTCAACCGCCTGATCCAAGAAGGCAAGGAGTCTGGATCGGCTACCTTGGACCCGGGACATCCGGTGATCATCCGTCCATTCACCTTGACCGTCGAAGCCCAAATCAAGACGGAAAGGGTCGAAGCGGACAAAACCATCATCCTCGGATCCCGTGAAACAGCCGGTATCGACCCTCCCACGGTGATTCTCAAACCTAATGCTCCGTCGAACGACCCACAACCTCTCATCGGTTCCCCGTTCTCGAAGCTTGGACCTCTGGGCGAAAAGCGGACCCTCCTCTATACCCTGGCGGGCCTGGCGGCCGTCGCGGTCGGGATGATGCTCGTATTCGGCGCCGGGGACGGCTCCGACGGCAGCCCTTCCAAAACGGTCGACATGACCCGACCCACCCAGGAAAAAGAACTGAGCCAGGTCGAGAGGATGGCCGCCATCAATCTGGTCAAGGGGAAACAGGCCCTGGAGTCAGGAAGGCTTGAGGAGGCCGCCGATCTTCTGCACCGGGCGGCCGTGGCCGCTCCCGGGAACGAGGAAATCGCCAACCTACTGGCCCAGGTCCAAGATCTTCTTGAGACCAAGAGGAACGAGCGGGAACGGCTTCAACGAGAGCAGGCGGTCATGGCCGAAGAAACCGGGCGCCTCATGTCCCTGGCCGCCGCAGCCATAAATGACCAAAATTTCGACCAGGCCGAGGCCCTGGCCCTGGAGGTCCTGGAACTCGACCCGAGTCACCAGCAGGCACAGGATCTGGCCCGATTTGCGGCCGAGTCCCGTCAAGAGGCGGCGGAAACTCTCCAGACCATGGAGCGGTCTCTGTCCGAGGCTTTGAGTCGGGGCCGGGAGCTAAAAGCCGATGGGAAGCCCGTCGAGGCCGTCTCGGTCTGGGAGGAGGCTCGACTGCTCGATCCCGGCCTGAGGTCTGAACTCACCGAAAAAATCCAGGAACTGATTGACGGCACCAGGGCTGAACAGCGCAAGCTGGCCCTTCCCCGGGTGGACAAGGCCAAAAACCTGCTCAAGAGCGATCCCCGCCAGGCCTTCAAGGAACTTCGTGAGGTATTGACGACCGATCCCTGGAACACAGAGGCCGGGGAACTGATGGAAAAGGTATTGGCCCGCCTCAATTCCGAGGCCAAAAAACTCTTCGATCAAGGCCTGGTTCTAGAAAGCCTGGGTGAACGCCGCAAGGCCTGCGCCAAATGGGCCGAGGCCCTGAAATCGGCTCCTGAAGATGGAGAACTCCATCGACAGATCGAAGCTAAGGGGTCGATGTGCGACTGA
- a CDS encoding tetratricopeptide repeat protein, giving the protein MRLIVKGSVGLWPAALLLLLLPLGCQWHRPQDSSGPDVFPSDLTQATSEQALLAMWSFCPWRLGSACPAFTSNAAVPQADARWKALAIECRALQIMIARNLRRENPPFDLDGLTRQARTVLDENPRSLESKRALALALMLNDRVTEAAGLLQSALNDDRNNPYTLLTQAVLVRKDPVQAEALLRRAEAQAPNLPALWLVRAWQAEERNDPELAERAYRRALTHDPRNTAVMIGLGRLEMDNVDTQAIAAERFAQVLALNPGDEVAMFNLALIRLREGHPDQTRGHVQRLLELHPKDPMAWELQGLAQRATGAYLDAAHSFRMAISLDPALAGPFFNLGVLCAVHLMDISCARDSFSSFLNLEPQGARADQVRAWLLDHQDPKPLESPVHLPLSPLPTADSSQ; this is encoded by the coding sequence GTGCGACTGATCGTGAAGGGTTCGGTCGGCCTCTGGCCGGCGGCTCTGCTTTTGCTTCTCCTGCCCCTGGGCTGCCAATGGCATCGCCCCCAGGATTCATCAGGTCCAGACGTCTTTCCGTCCGATCTGACCCAGGCCACTTCCGAACAGGCCCTCCTGGCCATGTGGTCCTTCTGTCCCTGGCGACTGGGCTCGGCTTGTCCGGCCTTCACCTCCAACGCAGCCGTCCCGCAGGCCGATGCTCGCTGGAAGGCCCTGGCCATCGAATGCCGAGCCTTGCAGATCATGATCGCCCGCAATCTGCGCCGGGAGAATCCCCCCTTCGATCTCGACGGACTCACCCGTCAGGCCAGGACCGTTTTGGACGAAAATCCCCGTTCCCTGGAATCCAAACGGGCCTTGGCCCTGGCCCTCATGCTCAATGACCGAGTTACCGAGGCGGCGGGCCTCCTTCAATCGGCACTCAACGACGATCGGAATAATCCCTACACCCTCCTGACCCAGGCCGTCCTGGTCCGAAAGGATCCGGTTCAGGCCGAGGCCTTGCTGCGTCGGGCCGAAGCCCAGGCCCCAAATCTTCCCGCCCTTTGGCTGGTCCGGGCCTGGCAAGCCGAGGAGAGAAACGATCCGGAACTGGCCGAACGTGCCTATCGCCGAGCATTGACTCACGATCCGCGAAATACGGCCGTCATGATCGGTCTAGGTCGGTTGGAGATGGACAACGTCGACACCCAGGCCATAGCCGCCGAGCGCTTTGCCCAAGTCCTGGCCCTGAACCCCGGGGACGAGGTCGCCATGTTCAACCTAGCTCTAATCCGCCTACGGGAAGGTCATCCCGACCAGACCCGGGGGCACGTCCAGCGCCTGCTGGAACTCCATCCCAAAGACCCCATGGCCTGGGAACTACAGGGCCTTGCCCAGCGGGCCACAGGGGCCTACCTCGACGCAGCCCATTCTTTTCGCATGGCCATATCTCTTGATCCCGCTCTGGCCGGTCCTTTTTTCAACCTTGGAGTCCTCTGCGCCGTCCATCTGATGGACATCTCCTGCGCCAGGGACTCCTTCTCCTCTTTTCTCAACCTGGAGCCTCAGGGGGCTCGGGCCGACCAGGTGCGTGCCTGGCTCCTGGACCACCAGGACCCTAAACCCCTCGAATCCCCTGTCCATTTGCCGTTGTCTCCTTTGCCCACGGCAGACTCTTCGCAATGA